In the Bacteroidota bacterium genome, one interval contains:
- a CDS encoding HAD-IIIA family hydrolase, translating to MRIDSHASGHDAKRRAIFFDRDGVINTRILGGYVRHPLELDLSPEIASVLQAVKNKGYLAIIITNQRGVGLGLMTEGALHSVHDDLQSRLLQQTGVKFDDILYATSANSTDPRRKPSPAMLLEAAQTWNIDLENSWMIGDSMSDIEAGQRAGTKTAYLVTVHSEEIPKATKVIHTLEEILKFL from the coding sequence ATGCGTATTGATTCTCATGCATCTGGGCACGATGCCAAACGACGTGCAATTTTCTTCGACCGTGACGGAGTGATCAATACTCGGATCCTCGGCGGTTACGTCCGCCATCCGCTCGAGTTGGACCTCTCACCGGAAATTGCGTCCGTTCTGCAAGCGGTTAAGAACAAAGGGTATCTCGCCATCATCATAACCAACCAGCGCGGTGTCGGGCTTGGGCTGATGACGGAAGGCGCACTCCATTCCGTTCATGACGATCTTCAGTCCCGACTGCTTCAGCAAACTGGCGTCAAATTCGATGATATCCTCTATGCCACGAGTGCCAATTCAACGGATCCTCGCCGCAAGCCATCGCCAGCAATGCTTCTCGAAGCGGCGCAAACATGGAATATCGATCTCGAAAACAGTTGGATGATCGGCGATTCCATGAGTGACATTGAAGCCGGTCAGCGCGCCGGGACCAAGACCGCGTATCTCGTAACCGTTCACTCTGAAGAAATTCCCAAGGCCACGAAAGTGATTCACACACTCGAAGAGATTCTGAAATTTTTATAG